The nucleotide sequence CGGCGACGAAACGTCCCTGACCCAGGTCGACGAGGTGAGCACGTTGTTCGGGGCACCGCACGCCGTGTTCGTCACCCGTCCGTTGCCCGCGGAGACACCGCTCACGGTGCTCGTGCGAGCCGGTCCCGGCTGTTTCGTCGGCTACGCGCTGATGGGCGGGCCCTGAGCCCCGGTCACCAGGACGATCGGCGAATCCCCGCACCGCCGCAGCCCCGGCCCGGGCGCTGCCCCCGCCGACCACCACGCCGGGACGTCGGCTTCGCGCACCAGCGATCCCGTCGGCCGGCGGACGCTGTTCGACACGATCACCCGGCCCTGCGCGTTCAGCAACGCCGCGCCGCGGCCCAGGGAGCGCAGCCGGGGACGCACCGCGCGTTCGAACTCGCGCACGTAGACGTCCGCCCCCACCACACCCGCGAACGAACCGCCGCGGACGACCGGGATCGTGAACGTCAGCGTGTACTCGTCGGTGCACAGGTAATCCACGTACGGGCCGTTGATGTGCCGCCGCCCGGTGTCGCGGGGGACCGTGAACCACGACTGGCGCGTGTAGTCCAGGAAGTTCTCGCTCGCCGGGTCGAGGCTGATGAACAGCTGGGCCGGGGGAGACCCGGCCGTCCACCACTCGAAGCCGAATTCCGAGTCGGCGAGCACGTGCGGCGCGCTGACGAAGCCCGCGCCGATGATCAGGCCGCCCAGCGCCTCCGTGACCTGTGGGCGGATCCGGTGCAGCGCGGCGGCGGCCGGCGTGTTCGCGAGGACCGACTCGGCGGCCGCCTGCACGGGCTTGAGCCGCTCGAAAACCCCTTCCACCAACGCGGAAACCTGCTCGACGACCTCGTCGCCGGCCAGCGTGCGGGTGTCGTTCACGGTGCTCACCTCGATGCGCGGAGTGTGCGGGAGTTTACGGGGTGAGCAAGGCGAGGTGCACGTCCGCGAGCCGGTCGAGCGCGCGCAGCAGGTGCTCTTCCGTCAGCTTGCGGGCCAGCTCGCCGTCGGCGGCGTCGATGGCGGCGGTGATGGCCGCGTGTTCTTCGCAGGAGGGGGCCGCGGGCCCGAGCGGCAGCCACAGCAGCCCGCCGAGCTCGCTCTGCAGGTGGACCTCTTCGTGCGTCAGCCGCGGCGACTGCGCGGCCGCCGCGACCTCCAGGTGGAACTGCCGCTCGGCCCGCGTGAAGTCGAGGCCGCGGGCCGTGCGGAGGTCGTCGGTCGCCAGCCGCAGCCGGGCGACGTCTTCGGGGGAACTGCGCTCGGCGGCGAGCTTGGCGGCGGCCCCGGCGATCGCGAGGTAGTGGTCACCGACGTCCCGGAGGTCCGACAGCGACACCTCGCGCAGCCGCGCGCGCCACGCGTCCGGGGGCGGGTTGGCCGGCGCGCGGACGAAGCTGCCGCCGCTGCGCCCGCGCCGCGTCTCGACCAGACCCTGCTGCCGCAGGGCCACGAGCGCTTCCCGGACCGTCACGGTCGAGACGCCGAACTGCGCGGCCAGGTCGGCTTCGCTGGGCAGCTGTTCCTGGTCGGCGAGCAGGCCGAGGGTGATGGCGTCGACCAGCCGCGCCGCCACCGCCTCCGCCCGCCCGACCTGGCCGAGCGGGGCGAACATGGCGGATCGCGCGCTGTGCGACATGCCTTTGCGCATCGTGATCCTCGCCGGTCGGACTACCCGTTCGCACCAATCTTGCCTCATCCCCTTGTCCTATTACATATGGAGTCATATGTTTTAGCTCCCGTCAGCACCGAGGAGTGAGCGTGCAGGAGCTGAAGCACTACGTCGGCGGCGCCTACGTCGAGTCCAAGTCGGGCCGGACGGCGGAGATCGTCGACCCCGTCACGGGACGCCCCTTCTGCACCGCCCCGATCGCCGGGCCCGAGGACGTCGACAACGCGCTGCAGGTCGCCGCGACCGCGTTCGAAACCTGGCGCACGACGACCCCCGCCCAGCGGCAGCTCGCGCTGCTCAAGCTCGCTGACGCCCTCGAAGCCCGCGCCGAGGAGGTCGTGCGTGCCGAGTCCGCGAACACCGGCAAGCCGATTGCGCTGACCATGGCCGAAGAAATCCCGATGGTCCTCGACCAGGTCCGGTTCTTCGCGGGGGCTGCGCGCGTGCTCGAGGGCCGAGCCGCGGGGGAGTACCTGGAAGGCCACACGTCGTTCGTCCGCCGCGAGCCGGTCGGCGTCTGCGCGCAGGTCACGCCGTGGAACTACCCCCTGCTGATGGCCATCTGGAAGATCGCGCCCGCCCTCGCCGCCGGCAACACGGTCGTGCTCAAGCCCTCCGACACCACGCCGGCGTCGACGCTGCTGCTCGCCGAGATCGCCGGCGAGTTCCTCCCGCCGGGCGTGTTCAACGTGCTCTGCGGCGACCGCGACACCGGCCGCGCGCTGGTCGAGCACGACATTCCGGCCATGGTGTCGATCACCGGCTCGGTCCGGGCGGGCATCGAAGTCGCGAAATCCGCCGCGAACGACGTCAAGCGCGTGCACCTGGAACTCGGCGGCAAGGCACCGGTCATCGTCTTCGGCGACGCCGACCTCGAAGCGGCCGCGGAGGCCATCGCCGTCGCCGGGTACTTCAACGCGGGCCAGGACTGCACGGCGGCCACCCGCGTGCTGGTCGCCGACGACGTGCACGACACCTTCGTCGCCGCGCTCAAGCGGCAGGCGGAGAACACCAAGACGGGCAAGCCGGACGAGGAAGGTGTCGCGTACGGCCCGCTCAACAACGCCGCCCAGCTCGAAAAGGTGGCCGGGTTCGTCGAACGGCTGCCCGCCCACGCGACCGTCCACTGTGGAGGACATCGGATCGGCGACGAAGGCTACTTCTACGAAGCGACCGTGGTCTCCGGCGTCCGCCAAGACGACGAGATCAGCCAGAACGAGATCTTCGGCCCGGTCATCACC is from Amycolatopsis mediterranei and encodes:
- a CDS encoding cache domain-containing protein encodes the protein MNDTRTLAGDEVVEQVSALVEGVFERLKPVQAAAESVLANTPAAAALHRIRPQVTEALGGLIIGAGFVSAPHVLADSEFGFEWWTAGSPPAQLFISLDPASENFLDYTRQSWFTVPRDTGRRHINGPYVDYLCTDEYTLTFTIPVVRGGSFAGVVGADVYVREFERAVRPRLRSLGRGAALLNAQGRVIVSNSVRRPTGSLVREADVPAWWSAGAAPGPGLRRCGDSPIVLVTGAQGPPISA
- a CDS encoding FadR/GntR family transcriptional regulator, which gives rise to MRKGMSHSARSAMFAPLGQVGRAEAVAARLVDAITLGLLADQEQLPSEADLAAQFGVSTVTVREALVALRQQGLVETRRGRSGGSFVRAPANPPPDAWRARLREVSLSDLRDVGDHYLAIAGAAAKLAAERSSPEDVARLRLATDDLRTARGLDFTRAERQFHLEVAAAAQSPRLTHEEVHLQSELGGLLWLPLGPAAPSCEEHAAITAAIDAADGELARKLTEEHLLRALDRLADVHLALLTP
- a CDS encoding gamma-aminobutyraldehyde dehydrogenase, with product MQELKHYVGGAYVESKSGRTAEIVDPVTGRPFCTAPIAGPEDVDNALQVAATAFETWRTTTPAQRQLALLKLADALEARAEEVVRAESANTGKPIALTMAEEIPMVLDQVRFFAGAARVLEGRAAGEYLEGHTSFVRREPVGVCAQVTPWNYPLLMAIWKIAPALAAGNTVVLKPSDTTPASTLLLAEIAGEFLPPGVFNVLCGDRDTGRALVEHDIPAMVSITGSVRAGIEVAKSAANDVKRVHLELGGKAPVIVFGDADLEAAAEAIAVAGYFNAGQDCTAATRVLVADDVHDTFVAALKRQAENTKTGKPDEEGVAYGPLNNAAQLEKVAGFVERLPAHATVHCGGHRIGDEGYFYEATVVSGVRQDDEISQNEIFGPVITVQRFSDEAEALKAANAVQYGLASSVWTRDHQRAMRAAAKLDFGCVWINTHIPLVAEMPHGGFKKSGYGKDLSLYGLEDYTRVKHVMSAL